GATATGAAACCGAATTAACGCCAACTATCATCTTAATTCCCAATCATAGAGGAAGTTTAGGGATTGGCAAACAGAACATTCAGAAAAATGTTGAGCGTGCAGTCGGTCAGAATATTTTATAGAATAGGAGAGGTCAAATTTGCAAAAAGGAAGAATCGTAAAAGTTTCCGGACCATTAGTAATGGCAGAAAATATGTCACACGCGAGTATTCAGGATATTTGTTATGTCGGTGATTTAGGCGTTATTGGTGAAATTATTGAAATGCGCGGTGATGTGGCAAGTATTCAAGTATATGAAGAAACAGCAGGGATTGGTCCAGGTGAACCAGTAGAATCAACCGGAGAAGCTTTATCAGTTGAGCTAGCTCCAGGGATTGTGTCACAGATGTTTGATGGTATACAACGCCCACTTGATACATTTATGGAGCTAACAGGTAGTCATTTTTTAGGGCGTGGAGTGAAAGTTCCACAGTTAGATCATCAGAAAAAATGGTCATTCGTAGCGACAACCCAACCGGGTGAATATGTAGAGGCGGGTGACATTTTAGGAACAGTTGAAGAAACCAAAAGTGTGGTGCATAAAATTATGGTCCCATTTGGTATCCAAGGAAAATTAATCAAAATAGATTCAGGTACGTATACCATTGATGACGTGATTGGTGTGATTGAAACAGCTGGCGGTGAAGAAAAAAACATAAGCATGCTGCAGAAGTGGCCTGTTAGAAGAGGTCGTCCGGTAAAAGAAAAATTAAATCCAGATCAACCAATGATAACGGGACAACGTGTTATTGATACTTTCTTCCCGGTGACAAAAGGTGGAGCTGCAGCAGTGCCAGGGCCCTTTGGAGCAGGTAAAACTGTAGTGCAACATCAAATTGCTAAATGGGCTGATGTAGATATTGTCGTGTATGTGGGATGTGGTGAACGTGGGAATGAAATGACCGACGTTTTAAATGAATTTCCAGAACTTATTGACCCTAATACGGGCGAATCGTTGATGGAACGTACAATTTTAATAGCGAATACTTCTAATATGCCAGTAGCGGCACGTGAAGCCTCTATTTATACAGGTATTACAATTGCGGAGTATTTCCGAGATATGGGCTATAACGTGGCTATTATGGCTGACTCAACTTCTCGTTGGGCGGAAGCCTTACGTGAGATGAGTGGTCGTTTAGAAGAAATGCCAGGAGATGAAGGTTATCCGGCATACTTAGGTTCACGTTTAGCGGAATACTACGAGCGAGCAGGTCGAGTCTTAACGCTAGGATCTGATAATCGTGAAGGTAGTGTGACAGCTATCTCTGCGGTTTCGCCTTCAGGAGGAGATATTTCAGAACCAGTGACACAAAATACACTACGAGTTGTAAAAGTTTTTTGGGGACTAGATTCGACATTAGCACAACAACGACATTTTCCTTCTATTGACTGGCTACAAAGTTATTCACTATATTTGGACACAATAGGAAAATATATGGACCAAGTCATTCAAGAGGACTGGTCTGGTTTGGTAACGGAAGCGATGGCATTGTTACAAGAGGAGTCACAATTAAATGAAATTGTTCGCTTAGTGGGAATTGATGCTTTATCGGACAAAGATAAATTAACTTTACAAGTAGCACGTTCGCTTCGAGAGGACTATTTACAACAAAATGCGTTTGATTCGATAGATACGTTTACTTCTCGTGAAAAGCAATTTAAGATGTTACGAAACATTCTTCAGTTTGGTCGTGAAGGGCAAAACGCCATCAAGTTAAATGCTTATTTTTCTGAAATTATGAATGGTAGTGACACATTAAGAGACAAAATTGCTCGTAGTAAGTACCTACCAGAAGAAGAACTTGTTAAGTTAGATGAGATTCAAACAGAAATTTTTACAACAATGCGTGAGATTCTAGCCGAAGGAGGGATGAGTATTGATTAAAGAGTATCGTACGATTAGTGAAGTTGTCGGTCCATTAATGGCTGTTGACCGAGTAGAAGGCGTCAAATATGAGGAGTTAATTGATGTACGTATGCAAAATGGTGAGATGAGACGTGGGCAAGTGTTAGAAATACACGAAGATAAAGCGTTGGTTCAAATTTTTGAAGGAACGGCCGGGATTAATATGAGAGACTCATCAGTTCGTTTCCTAGGACATTCATTAGAGCTTCCTGTGTCTGAAGACATGATTGGACGTGTATTTGACGGTTTGGGTCGTCCCAAAGATAATGGCCCCGCTATTTTACCTGATAAGATGATGGACATTAATGGTGAAGTAATTAATCCAATGGCGCGTGATTATCCGGATGAGTTTATTCAAACAGGTATTTCCTCAATCGATCATTTGAACACGCTAGTTCGTGGACAAAAGTTGCCTGTATTTTCAGGTTCGGGTTTACCTCATAAGGAATTAGCAGCGCAAATTGCTAGACAAGCAGCTGTTTTAAATACACAGGATGACTTTGCTGTAGTTTTTGCGGGGATTGGCATTACATTTGAAGAAGCTGACTTTTTTATGGATAATTTCCGACAAACAGGTGCGATTGATCGTTCAGTTGTCTTTATGAATCTAGCGAATGACCCAGCAATTGAAAGAATTGCAACGCCACGAATGGCCTTAACGGCGGCTGAATACCTAGCTTATGAAAAAGGGATACATGTTTTAGTCATTATGACAGATATGACTAATTATTGTGAGGCCTTACGTGAAATTTCGGCTGCTCGTCGTGAAGTACCAGGTCGTCGTGGTTATCCTGGTTATCTCTATACAAATTTAGCGACATTGTACGAAAGAGCTGGACGTATTAGAGGGATTGAGGGATCAGTGACACAAATACCTATTTTATCTATGCCAGAGGATGACAAAACGCATCCGATTCCCGATTTGACAGGCTACATTACAGAAGGACAAATTATTTTATCACGTGAATTGGATAAAAAAGGTTACCAACCGCCAATTGATGTCTTACCATCACTTTCTCGTTTAAAAGATAAAGGAACGGGTGAAGGGAAG
This is a stretch of genomic DNA from Vagococcus zengguangii. It encodes these proteins:
- a CDS encoding V-type ATP synthase subunit A, whose translation is MQKGRIVKVSGPLVMAENMSHASIQDICYVGDLGVIGEIIEMRGDVASIQVYEETAGIGPGEPVESTGEALSVELAPGIVSQMFDGIQRPLDTFMELTGSHFLGRGVKVPQLDHQKKWSFVATTQPGEYVEAGDILGTVEETKSVVHKIMVPFGIQGKLIKIDSGTYTIDDVIGVIETAGGEEKNISMLQKWPVRRGRPVKEKLNPDQPMITGQRVIDTFFPVTKGGAAAVPGPFGAGKTVVQHQIAKWADVDIVVYVGCGERGNEMTDVLNEFPELIDPNTGESLMERTILIANTSNMPVAAREASIYTGITIAEYFRDMGYNVAIMADSTSRWAEALREMSGRLEEMPGDEGYPAYLGSRLAEYYERAGRVLTLGSDNREGSVTAISAVSPSGGDISEPVTQNTLRVVKVFWGLDSTLAQQRHFPSIDWLQSYSLYLDTIGKYMDQVIQEDWSGLVTEAMALLQEESQLNEIVRLVGIDALSDKDKLTLQVARSLREDYLQQNAFDSIDTFTSREKQFKMLRNILQFGREGQNAIKLNAYFSEIMNGSDTLRDKIARSKYLPEEELVKLDEIQTEIFTTMREILAEGGMSID
- a CDS encoding V-type ATP synthase subunit B, coding for MIKEYRTISEVVGPLMAVDRVEGVKYEELIDVRMQNGEMRRGQVLEIHEDKALVQIFEGTAGINMRDSSVRFLGHSLELPVSEDMIGRVFDGLGRPKDNGPAILPDKMMDINGEVINPMARDYPDEFIQTGISSIDHLNTLVRGQKLPVFSGSGLPHKELAAQIARQAAVLNTQDDFAVVFAGIGITFEEADFFMDNFRQTGAIDRSVVFMNLANDPAIERIATPRMALTAAEYLAYEKGIHVLVIMTDMTNYCEALREISAARREVPGRRGYPGYLYTNLATLYERAGRIRGIEGSVTQIPILSMPEDDKTHPIPDLTGYITEGQIILSRELDKKGYQPPIDVLPSLSRLKDKGTGEGKTRKDHAATMNQLFAAYAQGKKAKELAVILGDAALSDVDKIYAKFAERFEKEYINQGFETNRTIIETLELGWELLSMLPRTELKRIKDDMLDEFLPKKDV